In Lolium rigidum isolate FL_2022 chromosome 3, APGP_CSIRO_Lrig_0.1, whole genome shotgun sequence, the genomic window aggatctagggtttcccccggagagcccggACGGAGATCAagaaacacccgcttcgacgacgccttcaagaaggatgctgcgcccacgggcgtcaccggcgtcggtcctggccggccgccaagacaaaGCTTTCGCCTAGCGAAGAGTCCCGAAACCTCGCGCCCGCCTAACAAGGACCGGAACAGACCACCACGTGCAACCGCCGCATCGCGACCCCCGGAGAGCCCCGCAGCCTCAAACGCTCATCTTCAACCTCGAGCCGCCGCCGAGCTGCACAGCCTATAGCAAACGAAGTACCGCCGAGAagcaccgtgggcgccgccggaacgccacatagagggggcTCCGACCAACACCAACACAGGGCTCGAGGACGAACGCCGAAGACCGCAGCCATGAGCTCCAACACACCCGCAGGGACGCCGCCCCGCCATCCAGCACCGCGCCCTCCCCAGCAGAAGGGCAACGCCTCAGCCCCGGCACCCACGGCCGAGGCAAGCACGACTCGGGACGATCTCGAGCCGGCCCGCCTTGCTCGCACCGCCCGAGCTCGAGCGCGCGCCGCCGGGCCCGCCTTGCTCGCACCGCAGGCACCACCGCCGCAACCACATCCGCACCGGGAGACGACGCCGGCAAGAGCACCCTGGCCCGACCAAGCCCGGAAGGGCCCGGCGGGGCCCGGATGCAGGCAGCGGAACCGGCCGCCGCCATTGCACCGCACCGCCCCGCCGCTCCGGCGCCATCGCGACACGACGCAGCCACACCGCGCACCAACCGCCGCCTACGCTGCCAGCCGCCATGCAGCACCGCCGCCGAGGGAGAGCTTCGCCGCCGCCTGACCGCCAGCCCCGCCTGGGGAGGTCCTGCGCCGGGTAGAGGaagagccaccgccgccggcaccgcccgggctttgcccggcggctcccgtcggcggcggcggcgaggggagagTGGAGGAGGACGGACGGGGGGAGGGTTTGGGTCGCCCTCGAGCCGCTCACGGGGGAGCGACCCCGAGAGGAAGAAACTTCAAACTAAGCATATTTCAATCTACTAGtgtgccgccacccagtagcctggaaataaaAGTCCTGAGTAACCGTTAGCAGACGGTTCCATCCAGTAGCCAAACTGtcccgctgatcctccggaaGTAGAAAGGCCCACTGCTGAATGCAGTATGCTGCTTCGGCGGATAACACCGCAAAAATTTAGTTCCCTTTTGTCTGTTAAAAATAATGTCATTCCGACTAGTCCAAATTGACCAACACACAGCGGATATTCCAATTCTTATTTTGGCTTTATCAGTTTTGCCTACCCCATTTAGCCATTtgccaaacatattggtaatgtCAGCCGGTGGTGGCAAATTATATAAGTTAAATAAAGCATGCGCCAAATAATTTTTGCAAAGGGACAGGTTAAAAATAGGTTTAAAAATAGGTGTTGAATAGTTTCAGATTCATGCGCCAAATAGTTCCAAATTGACCAATCGATGCCTAACGTGCAGGTACTAGTCTCCAGGTGCGCGAGGCGGCTAGTTGCAGCGGCAGAATCTTTCGTGTCTGTCCCGGCCGGCCGCACGGCACGGATAAGCGATCCACCAACCGCTTCCCGTGTTCGACTCGAATACTCACTCGATCACCTTCGCCGACGGCATGCTATAATGTACAGCAGTGCGCCACCAACGCACGTCGGCACCCGGACGCGTCACTCTGCTGCGCTCGGCTAGCATGCACGCCGCTCCCAGCCTCCCACCAACGGCTCTCTCTCGCCGCGGTTGGTCCGTCACTTCACTTGTTGGCTGTAGGTGGGCCATACGTGCGTGCACGACTGCAGGTGATATCGAATTCCTTTTCCGTTCAGCTCTAGCTTGTCAAATCAGGCAGAGGCTTGTTTGAATTGGGAATTCGCTACATTTCATCACTGGAACAGAGCCTGGAAGAAGAGAAGCGCCACAAGTCCACATTTCTGCAGTCGAAAACGAAACATGGGAAAAAGATTTTTTAAGAAGAAGAGCTTTAGAGGTCCAAATACAAGCCATTCACATACAAGAGATCAATACTATCGCGGCATCAAATTACCCAGAAGTCCGGGTGAGGAAGCCCAAGCCAATCTTTAACAATTTTCCAAACACAAGCGGAATACCGGCGTCGAAATAGGATGTGGCTCGCCGTTTTGTCCTCACATCGACAAAGAGGGAAAAATCCTCCCATTCGGACATCGTCTTTGCCCAACATGGTCTGCCGTCTAAACTCGGTTTTGTAGGATaaaccaagcaaaaaaaaaaaaatcttacgtTTTGGAGGCGACCAATTTTTCGACACAATTGCGTTCAAAGCAGAGCGGATGGACCCGATAAATTGCGCATGTTAGGTCGAAGAGCAAAAACTATTGACCGGAGTAGTTAAGCTTCCAGGTAATGGAATCCGGAGTGCCAATGGTCAAGGGGGTTCGAGATGAAATCCCAAAGCTTGGTGAATTCTTCAAAGTGTTGGAGGGAAAGGCCATTGATGATGTCAATTTGTGAGACCCAAGCATAATCTCCAAGTTCCAAGCATAGGCAGGCACAACTGTCTTCATAGGTATTCAAATACCCTTTTTTTTTGGCAACAAATAATCGCTCATTATTTAACCCACATAACCCAACGAGTCTAGGTATCTTTCTCACCAAATAGCAGCAAGACTAGCGGTAGATTTACTCCTATAATGGTCCGACGGTAGCGCGGCGATGCCATACGCAGTCCGAGGCAGGAGCATCGGGGCTAGCAAGGGGTATCGATGGATTCTAAGTAATTTTTCTCTAACTTTGAATACCTATTGTTGATATCATGTGCCCGCCCATGATTCCAAGACTTACTCTTGGAGAGAGTGAAGATGTTTGTTGCTGGTCTTAGGCCTAAGACCATCAATTCAAGTGGCATCCCAAAATCTAGCTTTGTTATCGTCGCCAACGGACCTTTGCTAAAGAGTAGAAAAGGTTCATGCCATCTTTTTTGCAAGGATTTCCCATACCTACCCACGGCCTCTCTGGTTCCAACCATTGAAGCCACGGCCATCCAATGTGAAGggccctttctaaattctacatGTTTAAGATACAGAGGCCTCCCAAAGAAGTTAGCTTTCAACCGCCGTCCAATTGATTTTGCGCTTTCTTACGGTGACCGTTTCATTGGCCTCCCAAAACAAGCCACAAATAATATTTTGGATTGCTTGGAGGGGTTCCATCGGAACATCAAGAGGAGTGAGAGGATAGCTGGTTTGGGAGGTTAGCACCGATTTGACAAACGCTTTCCTCCCCGCAATGTCGAAATATCTACCATTCTATGGAGCAAGCCGCTTTGTTGATTTGTCTTCAAGGGATTGAAAGTGGGATTTTTTAGCCTTTTGACCCCAAGAGGGAGGCCAAGATATTGCATTGGAAAGGTCATAGGCTTAGCCACTAGATCTTGAAGAACACTCTCAAGGTCAATCTCATTCTCACCACGTCTTGACTTGTTAGAActgatcttttttttttccagGCTAATTTGAACCGGGAATTCGAAGGGAGAAACCAAAGCCGGATACGCATGGAGAGGGGAAACACCTTTACCTGCTTGCTGCCGCATCACATGACAAAAAGAAAAGACTGACGGAAATTTACCAGCAAAGTGCCTCCTGCCACACCATAGGTACATGCGCAAGCTTTCTCCGTTTCTACCGTCACCCCCCAGCACAGCACTCTCCTCGCTATTCAAAATCAAAGCTGATGTACTTCTTCCAAAGTTGCAAGTCACCCATACGGTCAATCGTAGTATTACTATGAGATAATGGTCAAGCCATCGAAGAGCATGTACTTACTGCATATGGGAATAAAGTCAAGTCATAGCCAAGGGTTAAAGGAGCATAAAGTCTGGTGTCATGGCATCAGGGAGCACCCTACTTTATTTTCTGAATTATCAATGGTCAGTTCAGTTTCCAAGCAACGGACAATATTCCTTGAGTACGCAAGGAACAAACAGAAGAGATTCTGCTCGGGAATCACTTCACAGCAGAGACCAAGTTCAGCCCAGGTTCAGAGAAAAAAAATGTCAGGGCATCAAATCACAAGTTCAACAATCTACTAGATAGTACATTTGTGGATAGATCTGCCATATCTACTAGTGGTACTTACCAAGGGAGCAGAACAAAATTTCGGTCATTGGTGTATTACTGCCCCGTGCACGGTGTTAAAGCTGTTGCCACGGCATGTACTTTGGAAGCTGGGAATGCATTAACTTGACACTGGATCTACAGGTAAGCAATGTCACTCCTGTTATTCGACCAACAAGCACGTATTATTGCACATGGTACAAGACTACAAAAACAACTCAAAATTTACAATCATGCCAGTTCGGCCCCTGTGGTTTTACAGCTAGTCTATGAAGTATAACATGGCGGGGTGCAGCAACACAACAGTAACTAACTTCTTTGGTGCACTACCAGAAGATGAACGGAGTAACGTGATCGCCGTATCATTTCAGGATAGTATAACAGGATGAAAGATCGCGAAGATGTAGCAGAAGCCTTCAACTGGGTAAACAGGATGAGCTGACCAAGAATCATGCACCTTCTGTCGGTTCCGACGGGAGGAAGAAGCGCGGTGATCTAGCAGAAGAAATCAACTGCACCGGGAAGAACTGAAAATTTGGTTGGAAGAAAACCAAAATGCTCCCCATCAGATTGCACGAAGATGTCACCATTAGCCACCACCTCTGCTACTTCAATAGATTGAACTCTGCAACAGCAATGTTGTTGTTGGTTAGATGAAGACATCTAGAGGAAATTCTGAATTAGACTATGCTGGTTGTGCTTTAGAAATGCTTCGGAAATCAGGGCCGCGATGACAGTGTTTTGACTTTTGAGAACTAACAACATGCAGTTGGGGAGGAATCAACTGAGCTTTCAGAAATACACACACACAAAATGGACGTCTGTCAATATTATAGCTGGTGCTAATCAGAAATGATAAGAAATACCTGTGCAACCGATCAACATTAAAATATACTAGGAAATAGACCTGCATGTTGAACTGCCTTCCTTGGGAGCAAGAAAGACAATATGCTTTTATGAAGTATCTTTGTGTGTTCTCCATTTACGGAAGGCAGATTTTATTCCATTTCACAGAATCATTTTAACTGCACTTCTACTTCAGTCTCAAGTGCAGGAACCTTAACAAAAGTCAAGGTTGTGTTTACCTCATTGATGACACGCCATTCACGGTTAAATGTGTGCCCCCATACAACCTATGTAGCTTAAGAAGAAAATCGTACCACTTGAAATTTTGTAGAATGACAACCTGTAGAAGGTCATACAAATTACTAAAAGCACGGCATTTACTCAAAATTGTAAAATCAAATTTGACTGTCTTAGGCACCTCAAGGTCACCGCTAAAAGGATCAGCGGTCGGAGTTATCTTCATGCCACCACCAAAGTACTTGGCATTTCCTACGCATAGAGCGGTGACTTTATCAACTGTTTGCCACTCTCCACCATTTACCTATTATATGTGTTACCAAATTGCAGAGATTCAGAATTACAGTGGGAAGGGAAAAAAGTACATGCAACTCTCTTCGAAGGAAAACTTAGGTTAAAGCTCACCTTTATTCTCATATCTCGGTTGTTATGTCCCCAAAAGCCTCTTAGAGCTCCAATAACATAACATAAGTTGCCAAATCTCTTGTACATAGACGCAAAATAACCTGCCTTGGCACTCCTGTAGACGTAGAATTTTTTATATTTCCAAACTATCCATTGAATTTCATGTTTCAAATTATCGCTATCCGCTTACAGATGGATATCAGCAACATTAACAAAGAAATGGGGGTCTCCACTTGGACCTTCCATCATGCCTATGTCTAGTTTTGATTTAACTCCTGCAGAAACGGTTTACCTGTGAGTCTCACATTTCAAACATACAAGTCCACGGGTACATAAGTATCTGATGATAGTCTTGGTTTCAGAAATGTTACTCCCTCCGCCCAAAAAAGGATGTccaagatttgtctaaattcgtgTATAaacacatccaaatttagacaaatctgcgaCATCCTTTTTGGGGTGGAGGGAGTATAAAAACAGCTAAGTTTTATTGAAATGTTAAGTTGGAGTGGTTAGAATTTTCTCATTTGGTACAGCTATCAGCATATCTGTATTAGTTTAATCAGGTTGCTGTACCCCGCATACTTCACTTGATAATAGAGAAAGAATGAACAAAGATGCTATATGAGGATAAAGTAGCACGAAAGAAACCTCTGACAATTCGATCAATCGCTTGACGGGGATCATTTGACCTGGTATAACAATCCAATGAAAACAGGGGTTACCAAACCACAATGACATATGTAGATCATACAAGAAAGAAAACAAAATTACCAGCCAAATGTCCTAGCAAAATCTGAGCCAGTTCCAAGTGGAATGAGCTGCCACAGAAAAACAAGGCGCTTCACTACCGAACAAATTCCAGCGACTAAAAAGCCACAGCTCAAAGCACTGTTATAGTTCGTTCTCAAAAGACTAAACAGGTAATCTCGCTATTTATTATCGCGAAGCAACAAGATATGGTACTCACACCAAGCGCCGTCAAATGGTCAGGCCCTCGATCAAGAGCGCGGACTGGGCTGCCTTTCCAAAAGAATCCGTTCACCACCTGCACATGTTCCCAATGTCAATTGCAGGAAATGCTAACTAATTTTGTGCCAATATCATACCAACACGCCACACACGAATACCTCATGAAGGGTCCCGTCcccgccgacagcgatcacagcaTCAGCCCCATCCTTTATAGCCTAAGACACGCACATAAATGCCAGTGTTCACAAACAAGGGGAAACCCATACCGGGAAAATTAACAGGTGATGATTGAATTCGGTGTGAAGCCGGGCACACACCTCCCTCGTGACATCTATGGCGTCGGACGGGCCCGAAGTGATGCACTCGCAAATCTGATCACCGGATACCCACAGCAAAGGGACAAAGCAAAACATTCTGTGAGATCACCGAATCAGCTCGGATCTGAGCCCAAACGGCAATTTTGAAAAAATCAGTTGCTGAGTGGCGTGATCTGCGGCGATCTCGGAGCTCACAGGGGGCTTACGTTGCATTGGTCAGCGAGGCGGGTGCGGAGTTGGGGGAGCAGCTGCGTCCACTGCTTGCCCGTGCGGCCATTGGCGCCTGCGCGGCGGGATCCGCGTGACGCGGGGAGAGTTCAGAGCTGGGATGGCTAGTGAGAGTGGCTGGGGTGGAGGGGGGAGGTTGCATCAGGAGCGTACCGGAGGGGTTGACGACGAAGAcgaattcgcggcggcggcgggaggaggccgtggaggcggagttgTCGGACGCGAGGCTGACCGCGCCCAACTGGGAGTGGCTGCGCGAGGCGCGCGGCCGGATCAGCGCCGGCCTcggcgccgccggcgaggccATGACGTCGCTGTTGCTTATCGCGATTTGACTGTGTAGAGTGTACACACACGCACTGGGCGAAAAGGTGTACACAGAGCTGAAAGGCGCCGCTTAATTCATTACGTTTCCCAAGGACAAAGCATTATCCACGTGAATTTTCTTTAAAAACGACAAAGTATtacatttatctaaatttggatgtatctgctGCGGTTGGAAAACTCAGGGTATTACAAAGCATTACAAAGCAGTACATACTTTCTAACATCCAAATAGATAGGGAGTATTAATTTGTGGCAAGGTAACAAAGTTCAGGCGATTAGGGAATTCAGGGTAAAATAACATTGCTAAAACTGCGGCATACCTAAATGCCACCCACAAACtaaatctctatctctactatattaaaaggAGGAACTTCCTCCGTTTTCTGCCATCATCTTTCGTCAACCATCGCTAATCCCGAACGGGCTTTCGTCTCCCTATCGCTAATCCCGAACGGGCTTTCGTCAGCCATTATGGGCCGCGTCGCTACCTGCTGGCGCTCGTTCTCCCGAATCACGGAAATCACCAGAATCACTCGATCACCAGAATCACGGAAATCAGCAAAACAACAAGTAACGGAAATCCACAATTCAGCAAAACAGCAAATCACGCAATAATTCACATGCCAAAATAATCGAATGCAAATACtaattgataaattttatgatcatgagatcCTAATTGATAAATTTATTTTCTTAATAATCGGTATGCTATTTTCAAGTTTAATCAAATATGGAAAATACAAGTATAATTAGGAAGTACTCAGGATTCGTCAATAAAAACAACATGATCACACaccaaaataaacaggaaataaAATATTATGCGCTCCAACACCTACCAAATACCAAATAGAGATTACCTATTATTCTCCTCGCTCATCAACCTTCACCAATCCAATACCGCCACGAATTCTTCCCTGATAATAAAAAACCACCACGAATCCTTATAAAATAATCACCTTCCTTATACAAAACCTGAATTATAAACATTGCCTTCTAATATGTTTATTGAAATGCCAGATCACCTTCCTTATAAGATAATCACCTTCTCAGGATTTATAATCACATACTATTAATTCCGCCCGTTGCACAAATTTCGCACACTTCCCAAAAAAATAACCTTCCTTATATGACAAACAGTTATTAATGAAAAATTGAAAATATATTACTCCGTAAGATTGATTATAAAATGCTGACGAGAGACTCAAAAAGGAAAATATCTCTCCACGGCTACCCCAAATTGTGCTGCTTTTATGGctaccctctctccctctcttcaacgctttttcATTAACTACCTGAGGCACTATCGTCCACACCCAGCACATCCCCAATCTGAAGCAATTCTGATCATCATCGACAACAGGGAGCCAAGGTATGTTAGAATGGATTATTGCATCACGTGCATAACATTTAATTTCTCGCAAACAAGTTGTAACCATTGAGCTGATTTTTTTTATCTCAATGAGTATCTTTCATAGATGAGCTCAATCGATGTTGAGATGGGCGAGAGTCAGGATAATCATATGAAACAGAAAGAAACGGTAGACAGCGCTGAGGTAAGGCAATGAATATAAAATGATATCATTTTGCTGAACATCTTATTATTATTTTAATCTATATATGACTACTATTCGTAGGTGAGCTCAATCGATGAAGATGTAGGAGAGATTAAGGAAAAGGAAAATGATGATAAATTGCGTGACACGGTAGGCAGCACTCAGGTAACGCAATTATGAGACAATGAGTTTAATACACATTATCACATGCTCTTAGTTCTTCATCTTGCTGACTAACGTTCTATTTTTAACTCTATATAATTACTGTTTCCATAGATGAGCTCAACCGTTACAGAGGTGGGAGAGATCAAAGAAACTGATAAGAATCAGATTGACATCGTAGCAAGCACTCAGGTAAGGGAGTTGTTTGAAAATGTGGTTAATGCATTAAACCACATATACCATCTAATCTTACCTTGCATAGATGGGCTCAACCGATGTTTGGATGGGAGAGAATAAGTAAAATGATGAGGAACAGATTGTTGCGGTAGGCACCATTCAGGTAATGTGCTTTACAAAGAAAATTATTATAATGCACTTTACCACATTCCATTTACATAAAAGAAACCATTCTCTTCCAGACTATCTTGCTAAATTTATTAATATTTCTATGGATACCTCTCATCGATGAGTTCAACCGATGGAGACATGGAAGAGATCATGGAAAAAGATATTGACGATACTAAAAAATACATCATGTCGTTCCCTTCCAAGACCAAATTAGTCCGGATTGATGACGCATGCTTGAGGCGCATTGATGTTGAAGAGTGCTTATTTCCGGACGACGGATGGTTCGATGGAGACGTAAGTAAACATTTTCGCATTTATGTCTATTGTATTGTAAATCAATTTGCTAATTTGACACAATATTTTGCTTTGAACTACAGTGCATTAATGCTTACATCTACTGCTTGAGGGCCAAAGAACATCTAGCTACCAGGGCAGGTGGAAAAGTTTGGTTAGAAAGCACACATATTTCGAACTTAATCGGATATTATGCGGGAAAACCCACAAGTGTGAGCTATCATGACACTATTATAAAACGTGTGCATAATTACCTAAAACATGACATGGTAAGTTCAGCATACCTTATTGAGTTCAATTTAAATAGAGATATTATTCCACAACTTACTTTTGTGCGTAGAATGTGCTGCCAATATGTATGCTGTTGTGGTGCATATTGTTGCTTGATTATTTCTTCACTCTCACAGTCTCACTGGTCACTCTAAGAATGTCTCTCGCCAAACCCAGTCAATATACCTGAATCATAACATTAGCTTTTTCCAATGCATAGGTTGTCAGTTTGTAATTGTTACTCTGGATGAGCTTTTGATATCTGGATCAGCAGATAAGGTGCACTCAGTTTAAAACACCCACACGTAGTGTATATCAGTTAAGTAGATCATTACTTTGTGTCAGTTCTATCCATttcagttcttacaaaaactgatTTCAGTCATTGAGTTTTAATTATGGTAAATTATGTCTCAATGGTAGTCTCCTCCTAATGGCGTATTGGAATATAAAATAACTTTCTTGCACTGAGCTGTCAGTAGCTCACTGTCGAGTATAATTTGTACGTTGATCTATTAGAACATCCGaccacaataacatttggtacctAGCATATTGCCAAACATCTAAATAAGGTTATTACCCTCGTCCATATGGTAAATATTTGCTTGAGTAGTTCAGTAGTTCAGATTCACTGCAGTTCGGTAGTTTCTTTAATTGCTCGTACCAagtttttaaaatttgttcacggTTTCTTCCATGTTGGTTAAAAACTTGATACCAATGGAAGCTTAACTTGGTGGGAATGGAAGGGTGCAGCGACCAGATTGCAGTGGTCGGCCTCCATCCACACGAGACAGCAATAATCCATATTAATATCTAAGTTGTTCTTATGCGACCCATTATTATTTTGACTCAATCAAACCAATTCACAGAAATAAGCTTTGTTTTGCAAAAGCATCGGCCAAGTTCTTTTGCATACATGCTGCTAATTTGGTTCATAAAAATTAGGATGGTGCAGCTGAAGCCATGTGTTCAGGTCCTTGACTGCTTGCGCTTAAATAGACAgccatggttggatgctagagtCAAAGCATTGTGGAGTATAGGTATGTGATTGAATCATGTGCTATTTATGTCACCAGAGAAAAAGACCTAAATGTTTGCTGAGTAGAGAGGTTTGAGAGAGAATATAGATATTTATTGCGCTGATGATTCTGCAGCTTTTTCACTACAACGAAATGAGTCAGTTGAAGAACCTAACCGTTTAGGAGGTGCGAGAAGGGGCGGCGGGGGGACCGACCGCGGGGCTCGGCCACTAGCAGAGGCTGCCTCCTCCGCGGCTACATCCTCGTCCGGCTCCTCTCCGGCCGCATCCCCGCCTCCAAAGCCCTCGCCGGAGACCAGGCTGTCCTCTGCGCCGCTCCGCATCAACGGTGGGCACCAGCCCTGGCCTCCGCTTTTGAGCAGTACCTTGTCAGTGAAGGTCTCTTTGCTGAAGGTAAGGACGTCGAGGCTGAATCGCGCGGCCAGAATCGGAGTTCCCCGAAGTCCACCACGAAGATGTGGATAGAGAGGCGTGCGCGAGCACGAACAGCCAGATCCTTCCGCTGTGCGGCCATCTAATGCCACTCCGCCTCTGTTGGCCGCAAGCGCTCGGTCGCACGGAGAAGAGCGGGTCCGTGTGTGGCAGCCGTGGGAATTACAAGGTCGTCGAGGCCAGTcgtggggagagaggggagtggaCATGCCGCCGGCGGTGGGGAGAGATGGTCGGCGTCGGCGAGAGTGGACGAgtgacccgcaaaaaaaaagtggACGAGAGTGAAACAGTCAGTGAAGTTTTTTTTTAGAGGTCCCTTCAACTCGCTGCGTCACAGATGGGCTTTAATGGCTGGGCCCGTTTGGCCTGTCAGTGTGGCTCGCTTGCACGCTCGTGCGCGGCGAGCTGGGTCGGTCGTTTCCtaattttttttcttgctttGCCTTGGGTTCTTTTATTACTTTCCTTTCTTATGAGATATAATACTTTTCTTTAAAGcttgagacataatagttgaaattGAGATCACGCGAGAGAGAGATCCCTCGACGAGCCGCAACCACTATTTTGACTCCTTTTATGTAATTATGAACGAAACTTTCTCGATTCCAATGCAACTTATCCTTTTGAACATGGCAAATCGGTATGAGGTTTAAGTGATCACTTTACGGTACTCTTTAAGCTTTATTGGTCACCGGACATAGTGAGAACTAGAAGGCTCAAATCAAAGAGAGAAGGTGTCATGGACGCAGCGATCTCGACGGCGACGCGGTGGCTTCCCCTCCATCGTCGGCTCTTCCTTCCGCCATCAACTTTGATCACCCTCGTATGCCCCTTATAGACCTATACTTCCATTCACATTCTTGAATATAGGGTTCTTGATTTTAGTCTCACTATTCCAGTATGAATCATGAAATCTATAGAAATTCACAGGGGCTATAGAAATTCACAGTATGAATCGGTTCAGAGATTTTCTCTCGGCATACCTCCATCTTATGGCTATGTATTAAGTTCTTCTATGATGCATTCGGTCCCTCTTTTTTATTGTATACTTTGCTACTCTATGAACCCACCTAGAAATCCACTATTATTCATTTGAATTTTCATACGTGAGTTgttaattatatatgtgcattgagaaataaaatatgttttcccgttgcaacgcacgggcatttgtactagtatgcTCTTATATTTCCTCAGATTTGTTTTTACTTGATGGTACATGACTCGCTCTAATATCTACTTTGAGACAAAGTTTGTTGAATTTGGTTGGC contains:
- the LOC124694165 gene encoding sphingoid long-chain bases kinase 2, mitochondrial-like, translating into MASPAAPRPALIRPRASRSHSQLGAVSLASDNSASTASSRRRREFVFVVNPSGANGRTGKQWTQLLPQLRTRLADQCNICECITSGPSDAIDVTREAIKDGADAVIAVGGDGTLHEVVNGFFWKGSPVRALDRGPDHLTALGLIPLGTGSDFARTFGWSNDPRQAIDRIVRGVKSKLDIGMMEGPSGDPHFFVNVADIHLSAKAGYFASMYKRFGNLCYVIGALRGFWGHNNRDMRIKVNGGEWQTVDKVTALCVGNAKYFGGGMKITPTADPFSGDLEVVILQNFKWYDFLLKLHRLYGGTHLTVNGVSSMRVQSIEVAEVVANGDIFVQSDGEHFGFLPTKFSVLPGAVDFFC